The genomic DNA TCGATgtgttgataataataaaaagtagaaaaatagcacttttatacataattatattgGATGTACACTCAGCACATAGAAGTTCGTATCAGATGTTCAACTGTTGCCACTACAGTAAAGTGTAGATTACTATTATTGAACTATagatcttttaaatattattttagatATTATTTCTGATACTTTTGAAGTACAAAATtacattacatatttttaaagattatattaagtttaatgaattagagaatattttaaataaaacataacaTATGAGTTGTTCCTATATAACGCGTATTGGTAGTACTGAATAATACTTCAGTTTTCAGAGCATAACTAATTAGGCGAAACGTTTTAGACTTGTGCGGtcagtaataaataatttgttattctaggattacatatatttacattattgaAGAAATTAAGAAACAGTAAGAACATCAAAATGGATGACAAATTACGTCAAATGGAAGATGAGATGAATAGGTATTAAATAGTTGTAAATATACACAATGTTCCTAACCTTTTTGTTATAATTCGTTTTATTggttatttatatatatatatatacacttcTGTTTACTATGCaactaattatttaatttacgtTTTTAAGTTTCAAGTGGCTGATTTATtacgaaacaaataaattattataaatctttGTACAAATATGATTGAAAACTTGTACTTGAAGTATGAATGGTTTTATgtattaacaaattaaaacTAATTCTTAGATTTGAAGCTGAAATTGGTGGTCAGTTAGTTACACCAATGGTTAGACCTGTAATTGGTGCAAATACTTATAATCAAGTGGCTAGACAATTGGAGCAACATGAACTTCCAACACCagttgttgctgctgctgcagcTAGTTTAGCTTTTCCTCCAATGATTGGATTTCCACCACCAccgccaccaccaccacctccTCCTCCACCACCGCCAATGTTAATTCCACAACAAGTAGCAAGACAAGGTAAATGGAAGCTTTTTTATCATAAGATTACATTTATTGCAAGTAGTTTACTGATGAGCTATTGTCTTACACAGGTACGGTTCCTTCTATTACAACATACTCATCACCTGCACAGATAAGTAATCCATATTTACCAAATATGGTGGACCCGTGTTTAAGTGCTACTCCAAAAACATACGAATCTACATCAGCACCAATGATTCATCCAGAAATTATTGAACAGATTATCAATACAAAGATCCCAGAAGATGACAGCAAAAAGAAACCCAAGGTGAAAGGTGTAAGTACTGCAGCAGAATTAGCAATTAGCCAAGGGAAGGCAAGTTCTATCATGGCTAATGCTAGCGCAGAAGAGACTCATCCAAAGGGTaaagggaagaaaaataaaaaaatcatacGAATGGCTGGTGGACAAACATGGGAAGATCCTTCCTTACTAGAATGGGATGAaggttaattatttatttatatttatattcttcataagctttaatttgttttaaatatattttacatttttctttatattgcAGATGATTTCAGAATAT from Bombus huntii isolate Logan2020A chromosome 5, iyBomHunt1.1, whole genome shotgun sequence includes the following:
- the LOC126865527 gene encoding RNA-binding protein 42; this encodes MDDKLRQMEDEMNRFEAEIGGQLVTPMVRPVIGANTYNQVARQLEQHELPTPVVAAAAASLAFPPMIGFPPPPPPPPPPPPPPPMLIPQQVARQGTVPSITTYSSPAQISNPYLPNMVDPCLSATPKTYESTSAPMIHPEIIEQIINTKIPEDDSKKKPKVKGVSTAAELAISQGKASSIMANASAEETHPKGKGKKNKKIIRMAGGQTWEDPSLLEWDEDDFRIFCGDLGNDVTDEMLVRVFGKYPSFQKAKVVRDKRTNKTKGFGFVSFKDPQDFIKAMKEMNGRYVGSRPIKLRKSSWKQRNLETVRKKEKEKQALIGLLTGR